Proteins encoded together in one Solanum lycopersicum chromosome 7, SLM_r2.1 window:
- the LOC138337356 gene encoding uncharacterized protein, with translation MSFLYHHGKANLVADALSRTTMGSVSCVEEEKEQLVENVHRLDHFGVRLLVSPNGGFVVHYNSDSSLVVEVKSKQYLEHLLMQLKESVLNKLKYSFSQEGGGLLSYQGRLCVPDIEDFRKQIQKETHGSRYSIYLGATKMYHDLREVYWFDDLKKDIAEFVHKCQNFQQVKNENLQTGGLTQIMDVPT, from the coding sequence atgagtttcCTTTATCACCACGGCAAAGCCAATCTGGTTGCAGATGCTTTAAGTCGAacgactatgggtagtgtatcttGTGTGGAGGAAGAGAAGGAACAACTTGTGGAAaatgttcataggttggatcACTTTGGTGTGCGGTTATTGGtttctccaaatggtggtttcGTTGTGCATTATAACTCCGACTCATCATTAGTGGTGGAGGTGAAATCTAAGCAATACCTTGAACATCTATTGATGCAGTTGAAGGAATCAGTACTTAATAAGCTCAAATATTCATTCTCCCAAGAGGGGGGTGGTCTTCTTAGttaccaagggagattatgtgtaCCCGATATTGAGGATTTTAGAAAACAGATTCAGAAAGAAACCCATGGTTCTCGCTACTCGATATATTTGGGtgccacaaaaatgtatcatgaccttagagaggTCTATTGGTTCGATGATTTAAAgaaggacatagcagagtttgttcaTAAGTGTCAAAACTTCCAACAAGTTAAAAATGAGAATCTCCAAACGGGTGGGTTAACCCAAATCATGGATGTTCCTACATAA